AAGAAGTCAAAAGACGTGAAGCCCAAGGTGAAGAAACTGAAGTACCACCAGTACATCCCTCCGGACCAGAAGGCTGACCGGGAGCCTCCCCCTCAGCTGGACTCCACCTACGCCAAGATCCTCCACCAGCAGCAACTCTTCCTTCAGCTGCAGATCCTCaaccaacagcagcagcagcactacaACTACCACACCATCCTCCCAGCACCACCCAAGTGAGTGTGTGagggaaaggtgtgtgtgtgtgtgtgtttggggttggAATTGGAATTGGAAATGTGTGGAATGTGTGTTTGAAAATAAGAGGCATCACAAAATTCACTCCATGCTGTTTAATGGCATGTGGTTTTGTGTGTTAAAGCGACTGCCACCCTGTGTGCGTGTGGACTCACTTCTCTGTTTCTTGTTTCTCCTCAGACCACCTGCAGAGCAGCCAACTTCAACAAACCCCGGCCCCTCCCCTTCACGCAGTGTTCCCCCGACGACCCCGGCCCCTTCCAATCAGCATGGGCCAAGTCGTCAGAGCCAAACCCCTGTGGGAGGGGCCAAACCTTTGACGCTACCAGCCAACCTGGATGACTTCAAAGTGAGTAGAtgccagatagtgaagcgtgattcatcactcgagagaatgcatttccactgctccagagtccaatggcggcaagctttacaccactcaaacgggtgcttggcattgcgcattgtgatcttaggcttgcgtGTGGCTGCCGATGAGCAGTTCTAGTGCTGACCTTGCTTCCAGAGGCAttttggaacttggtagtaagTGTTGCAAACGAAGTCAGCACTCAGCGGtgctgttctgtgagcttgtgtgacctaccacttcgcggctgagccgttgtctctcctagacatttccacttcacaataacagcacttacagttgaccagggcagctctagcagggcagaaatttgacgaactgactttttggaaaggtggcatcctatgatggtgccacattgaaagtcactgagctcttcagtaaggtcattctacagtcaatgtttgtctatggagattgcatggctgtgtgctcgatttcatACATCTGTCACTAACGGGTGTTGCTGAAATAGCCGAGTCCACTAATTTGAATGGAGTgtgcacatacttttgtatatatatagtgtacttaACAAGGGGGTAAGgatcagaatcataactcttcttctcccctccagGTTGCTGAGCTGAAACAGGAGCTGAAACTGCGGAGTCTGACCGTATCTGGCACTAAGATGGACCTTATCGAGAGGCTGAGGAACTACCAGGAGCAGAATGGTGGAGGTGGAGCTGGTGTTACTGCGACTGTAACACCTAAACCCAGCCTAACAACCCCACAGCACGCCTCAACCCAACCTGCTGGcttcaccatctctgccccctcccATGCAGGGACCAATACCCTCACCCACCAATCAGGAGAGGGAGGCGGGAAGATACCTGCTTTCTCATTGGCTCAGAGTGCTGCTCCAGCCCGTATTATGAGGTTTGGGAGTACAAACTCCTCCCCTCCTGTGTCTCCCACCCCGTCAGAACGGTCGCTGGCGGTAATGAGCCCCGATGAGACCAGCTGTAATGGAGACTTATTTGGGGAGATGGTGAGCTCTCCCCTAACCCAGCTCAGCCTGCACCCTTCCCCAGCCTCCATCAAAGAGGAGAACCAGGGTCACTTACCCACCTGCagcctctcccagtctctgcttTCACCCACTGCGCCTCAGCCTGCCACCCCACCTCAGGAGCCCTCAGGAGCCCCTGGGGCAGCCATGGAGGCCTCCCCCTTGGACAAGGACCAGTTGCTCCAGGAGAAGGACAAGCAGATTGAGGAGCTGACACGCATgctgaggcagaaacagaggctgGTGGAGACCCTGCGCTCGCAACTGGAGCACGGGAAACAGACAGGATTGAAAGAGATGCAGGGTGTGGTGATAAACGGTTATGCCCAGGAGGCCCAAACCAAAACCACCTCCATCAGAGCCTCAACCATTCTCTATCCCACTCTCACCAACGGAGAGATGGTGAGGGTCAAGAAGGAGGTAGAGACgcaagaagagatggaggggttgGACGAAGCTCAGGCTAAGGGACAGCCTCAGCCGACACAGTGCTCCCAGCAGACTCTGCTCAAACTGCAGCAGATCCACCGGATACAGGTTCAACAACAGACACAACAACTACTtcagacacaacaacaacagcagacaCAACAGCAGCAGTCCCAACAGCTCCAGCAACAAAAACAGCAACAACAGACACAGCAGATGCAGCAGCAGAAGACATCAGCCCAGATGCTACtccagcaacagcagcagctgcagcagctgATCATCCAGCAGACTCAGCAGAAACAGCTCCAGCTGCAGCACAAACAGCTGCTGGCCCAGCAGAGGAAGCAGCAGAGACAGGCCCAGAGACAGCAGCAGAACAAACAACTGAGTCAGACCGTCACCACACAACAGGTACATTCAGTCATTACAGATCTATATCGTACAGTCTATAGATCTACGGTATAGGTATACACACTGCAGACAGTCACCGCACATCAGGTACATATTTAATATTTTAACAGAATAACCTTGTCTGAAACCATACATGCATTTTTAATGGAATACATTTGTCTGAAACCCGAAGACTATTCTTGACCTCAGCGGACAAAGACCTGGGTTTGGAACCAAGTCTGTCTCTTCCCCATCACTGTTGGGCCGTTGGTTTGAATATGTCTGTTCTCTACTCCTATTCTCTCTAGGTCACTCCTGTCTTCATCGGCCAACAGAATGGCACGCAGGTCCCCGCCCAGACCTTCTCATTGGACCTCCTCAAGTCGGGCACCACGCCCACCCTTGTCACCGACGGCAACGGCAACCACTACCTGATAGCACTGACCAATCACAATGCAGAGGGCCAGAACGGCATGACCTCATTGGGCAAAACTAGTGGATCACAACGCATCACACTGCAGGTACAGTTACGCTGGAAATCTGCTAATAAGTGTTACAGGTTTCTATGTTAAAACCTCTCTAGGCTAAGTGTAACGCTATACcgtcccacctgaccaacatccagtgaaagtgcagggcgccaaattcaaacagaaatctcataattaaattcctcaaccatacaaatattatacaccattttaaagataaacctcttgttaatccaaccagagtgtccgatttcaaaaaggcttttcggtgtaagcataccatgcgattatctgaggacagcacctaGTCACAAAAAACATACAGCCGTTTTTCAGACAAagggaggagtcacaaaaagcagaaatagagataaaatgaatcactaacctttgatcttcatcagatggcactcataggacttcatgttacacaatacatgtatgttttgttcgataaagttcatatttatatccaaaaatctcagtttacattggcgcgttatgttcagtaatgttttgcttccaaaacatctggtgattttgcagagagccacatgaatttacagaaatactcatcataaacgttgatgaaagatacaagtgttatacataggATTCgagaaacttctccttaatgcaaccgctgtgtcagatttaaaaaaaactttacagtgaaagcacaccatgcgattatctgaggacagcgctgAGCCACCCAAACAAGCCATACCTGCcaagttgtggagtcaacagaagtcagaaatagtgttataaatattcacttacctttgatgatcttcatcggaatgcactcccaggaatcccagttccacaataaatgtttttttgttcgataaagtccatatttatgtccaaatacctcctttttgtttgcgcgctTAGTTCACCAATCCAAATGCACAAGGCGCGGGCACgaagtccagacgaaaagtcaaaaaagttatattacagttcgtagaaacatgtcaaacgatgtatataatcaatctctaggatgtttttatcataaatcttcaataatattccaaccgaaCAATTCCTTTGTCATTAGACAGGAAAGGGAACGGAGCTTGTGTTCACGGCCGCGAGCGATAAATAACTCATAGCTTTCAGCTGAGCCATCTACTGTGAGTGGTCTTATTCGCTCCCCTTTCacaatagaagcctgaaacaactttctaaagactgttgacatctagtggaagccttaggaagtgcaatctgaccccatttacactgtatattggataggcaatcacttgaaaaactacaaacctcagatttcccacttcctggttggattgttctcaggttttcgcctgccatgtgagttattttatactcacagacatcattcaaacagttttagaaacttcagagtgctttctatccaaatctaataataatatgcatatcctagcttctgggcctgagtagtaggcagtttactctgggcacgcttttcatccggacgtgataaatactgccccctatcccaaagaagtttaaGAGACAAAATTATTGTAAAATATGGTAGCACAGTGCAGTAAACCACTTCGGTTGGATGTCCATGGCCTCGTAGAAATCGAGTTAGCATATAACAAAAATCCACAATAAACTGTCAGTTTAAGCTGGAGACGTGTTTTTTTGCATCAGATGCGTCTCATTCCGCCAATTGCACTTCTGCatcaattttatacacctttcagcaaccaagtgtggctgaaatatccaaatccactcatttgaaggggtgtccacatacttttgtatgtataGTTTATCTCTCGGATATAGGACTGAcatttcagaacaaacttccttagATTTGTTttggggactatctgttgttccatgtagtgaatccgTTATTCAATGcttttgtatgggctaatagcagtaaatcaaatagctaaattaccttcttaaaacaattccatatagcttagtacaGTGGTCACCAACTCGATTGACTGGTCAATCTCCAAGCCATTCgtagtcgatcaccaaacatttctgttaaAAAAAACAACGATAAAGCCTTGCGTTCCTATTTGTTTCACACTGTTGAAAGCAGGTGCAATTGATTCAACAGCCCTAGCGCCGTGAAGGCAAAGTGTTCcaattttgaaccatttcatgtctGAAGGTAGAACTCTGCCTACCCACcaggcccagagagcaaatcaagttcATCTATAGGCCTCCTCATCTATAGGCCTCCTAGGTTTCCTCACAACATAAACTGAATAATGAAGCTATGTACGCACAGCAATGTTGATCATGTGAGATTTCGAAACTTTGAAAAccatggctagagagagagactcaacaaATACAGAACCTTTGTTTTTGATTCAGAACTCAATATATCCATTTAAATCAGAAAATGAACAAATGGCCTTGACAAAATTGACAACCTAGACTTTGATCAAAATAACTGAAATGAAGCGCTTCCTATAGCCATCGATGAGCTTCCTGCACCAATCTTCCATCAAGTTTTGTCTTGCAGCCACATCCAGGGAGGTTGGCTACAGTGGCATGGGCCTTTGAACATCTTGATAACATTATGTACGGTGGAAACAGGAACACCAAGGTCTCTGCAGATGGACTTGTAGCCTTGAGATTGTCCAGGCTTGGCTACAATCTTGTCTGACCTCCTCAGATAATTCTCTGGTTTTCTTTTCTCCATGCTCATTGTGGTACACACAGTGACACAAAACAGGAGAATTAGTACTTTTCTCTATTCAAACTGGTTGAATGAGTGACTTATATTGCAGGCACCTGCGAAGTAAAGGAGTCACCAGCTTGAAATTGAATTATTTCTAACTACTTCTAGAAGGTGCCAATAATATTGTCTGTGACATTTTAGTATTTCTtagtaaaaatgttttttaactGTAAACCAAAGACATGCATATGTGGATacctacattattattattttttcaacaGTTTTCTGGAAGAAATGGTGCAAGGGTGCAAATATTTTTGGCCACAACAGTATTACTAGTGTGATCATATACCATTTGTTGGGGGGTTTAATCATTTCAAagtggtctgagaagaacaacattggAAGGACAATTCAAGCATTGCCAAtgtgcagtgataatgtattgggcctatagcctactgcacaaacaTCATTACTACAGAAGTATTTTTAATTGGTTAATCtctgcttgcattttgactcTGTGATTTTGACTCTCCCAGTCATATTGTCAACAAGGCATCCTTATGTATCGTTCAAAAACGTACCATTTCCCTTTTCCATAAAATATGTTcgttttcattgggaaggcacAAAGCGTTTTTATCAAGAGCCATCACTTTTACATGTGAaatcctactcattactccacATGCTTAACCTATGTCACTTTTGCATGTGAaatcctactcattactccacATGCTCAACCTACGTCACTTTTGCATGTGAAATCCTATTCATTACTCCACATGCTTAACCTATGTCACTTTTGCATGTGAaatcctactcattactccacATGCTTTACCTATGTCACTTTTGCATGTGAaatcctactcattactccacATGCTTAACCTATGTCACTTTTGCATGTGAaatcctactcattactccacATGCTTAACCTATGTCACTTTTGCATGTGAaatcctactcattactccacATGCTTAACCTATGTCACTTTTGCATGTGAaatcctactcattactccacATGCTTAACCTACGTCACTTTTGTTTTTTCTGCCGATTTCAACGTCAGCCAGAGCGGGACTCACACCAGGGATGCAGCCCGGTCCTAAACAAATGCAATCATTTTTTACCCGGGCCAGCTTAATCAACATCCATCCATGTTTACTGGTGAATTCAATCTCCCTATTTTGTCCTCTAGCGATTGCAGTCAACTCCAGGCAAACTCCCCAGCCAATCACCAGCTGAGATACTCAGCTCTGACACTCAATCAAAACAACAGTTACAACCAGGCCCTGTCAACCAGCCTATCAAAAAGGTATGAGAATTACAACAAATCAAGGCAAATACAAAgtctgctctcacacacacacaattttagCTGTCACTGTCTGGCAATACTCTTGATATCATCACTGTCCTTTTTCTCTCCTTCAGGAACAGAAGGCGGTTCTACATCTGGAGACCAATGGCATGACCAATGGAGTAACAGAGCCAAGTCAGTCTGTCTCCACTCCGCCCAATCTCCATCCTTTCTTTGACGAGGTGTCCAACTTGTCTGAAAGCCCAAGCACAGCTTCCCCCTTCCTCAAGGTAAGACCAATTCTGCAATGATCATTCATGGCATGTCCACTATCATCTCATATTTGGCTTTTCATTCatctgcatttatattttttacttgCATTTATTCTTTCTTTGTAGCCTATTTCCTTTCCCCTTCCCTCATCCTTTCTTTATTCTCTCCTTCCACCCTTTCAGAGAGAAGTGTGTCCGACCTTTGACCGGCACACATtgttcacccctccctctcctaaacagacctctttctcctccactcaaCGCCTCAAAGTATGTCCTTCACTCCTGCCATGTCCCTCTGCACATGTCTATCCATGTCTTTCCTGTTCATTACTTTTCTCTTCCatctctcattttctctgtccATCTGTTTGCATTGGTCTTATCTCAAATTTGCTCAGTATGTTGTTGATTTTATAGTACTGTACACGATTGCCGGTTTTGTTAAACAGCCATGAGTACTGTAAACTGTACTAAATGTCTTCTCTGCCCCCAGGAGAACGGCCTGAGCAGTCAACAGATGGACGACCTGTTTGACATCCTCTTGAAGAGTGGAGGTAATCGAACAGAGCAGTGTACACACAACACTCACACAAATATCTTCATAAtgtcttacatgctgaccacaccgctcgcgtCATGTGTGCCAATGAGAGACTGCGTTGCCAAGCCCTAAAATAGAAGTCTGTTCTCTTTGCGACGCTGAACGCGGTGCAAGTCctgcttctcccatctcctcatttggtttatagaagcagatacccgcgtgggtgattgaaagattaaCTGAGTTTGGTCGGCTGTCATGGTAACTATGAAAGTTAGATGCCAATCGCCATATAAATTCCAAACaagaaaaggcctggaaggaggagagatgacttgaaatgattcggttgaccgttttatgtgtggattaattgtcagagtagaggacctgcatttcaggtaaaataactcaacctttatatcccaggacagattagctagcaacagcaggctagctagctaaatttccataaatgtttaatgatgtttctagggagtttttcctagccaccgtgcttctacacctgcattgcttgctgtttgggattttaggctgggtttctgtacaacactttaagatatcagctgatgtacgaagggctatataaatacatttgattttatttgattttcaaCCTGTACCCAAATAAATATATTTCAACCTGCTTGtcatgatcgcgtttggtgtggggggacaaaatcaatttgcgCACGATGGCAGATGCGCATGGCCGGTTTGGGTACGGTGTTACTGCCAATACATGAGCGCCAACCCATTTGTTTGATAATTGTTAGTATTTATGctttttctttctcttccccACCCAGAAATCTCTGGATTCCGAGCAGACCCTTCCCTGGCCCTCCTCCACtccaacccccccacccctccctcgtCCCCTCTCCACCTGTCGCCCCCCACACCCCCTCCCGAGCCCGCCCTGCCCTCCCAGCAGCCATTGCCCTGCCCAGGAAGTAGTCGTCTGGAGGATTTCCTGGAGAGCACCACCGGCACGCCCCTCCTGGGAGTGGAGCCTGACGGTGCCCTGACTTTGATTGACGACCTCCACAGCCAAATGCTTAGCACCTCCAGCATCCTGGACCATCCCCCCTCCCCGATGGACATGGACACCAGTGACCTGGGCTTCTCCCCCCACCCAGCAGGGCTTGACTTCGGGGACCCAGCCCTGGACAGCATGGACTGGCTAGACATCTCcatgggaggtggagggggaacGAGTCTTGCCCCTCTGGGCCCCCACACGCTCCCGAGTGTGTTCTCAGTAGACTTTCTGGACAGCTCGGACCTCACTCTGCACTGGGACTCCTGTTTGTAGCTTCTACGGAGTGAGGAGTGGTAAAGactcacacacaaagacacacgcTCACGCATACTGCGTACAGGCTCTTATCTCTCTCACGCAAACACTCTTACTCGATAAGCAGGTCCACCACTCTGGAGGTTCACTGGCCCAGCCACATTCACTGAGACCGGGGGCCTTGCCCTGCATTCACTCTAGTTGGACAGGCTGAAGAGCAAAACTGACtttagatcagaggcagtgggtGAGAGGTGGTACTGCATTAGTGGAGCTTGGTCTATGACACGCCCTTATGGTGACAAAGGGTAATACACGTGGAGGGCAGACCCAAAGTGTCAGTGGTGCCTGCACTGATTGGTGGAAAGCTGTAATGAACCAACCTCATTGGTGGAAAATAATGAATCGAACTTCATTAGTGCAAACCAGAGGAGCGTTTACAATGGTATTTAATGTTTAGCTCAAAGGAAACTGCACTGCACTGAACGACCAGTGGAAAAGCGGGTTGATTATGGTGGCCCAGAGGGAggttgtgtatggtgtgtgctgCACGAGTTTATACGATTTTCAAATGGTCACACCAATATTGATCAACCACGCCTCGCTGCACTATCCAAACAGAAGCAAATGTACGTCAAAGGCTGTTGAACGGTACACGCCATTTTGGGGAAGCGTGTCCGCCACGCAACGTAGCAAACATTGTATTGAATTGAACGCACCCCAATTGGTGAAATGAACCTCATTGGAGGAGGCAGTTGCTGGAGGTGTTTGCTAGACCACTATGCATTTCTGTATGTGGGGGGTGTATTATTGATTGTCCATGTTTTTCTTCCCAGTTGCATAGAATTGCAGGTGGGGAATAAAGTGGTCATGTCTTGGTTTCCAAACAACTTGGACCTTATCATTTTAtatgaaaaaaaatgtataaaaaattaaataaacttGAAAATATGTGTGTTGTTTTTATTATACCATACATAACCTTTTGTAAATACACACTGATTTGGTGACTGTATATACCTTGGTACAGTTTTTGTGGCACTGGACATAGCCACTGGAGGGCGACATTATCA
This genomic window from Oncorhynchus gorbuscha isolate QuinsamMale2020 ecotype Even-year linkage group LG07, OgorEven_v1.0, whole genome shotgun sequence contains:
- the LOC124040145 gene encoding myocardin-related transcription factor A-like isoform X3; translation: MIMLDTNHFLSFDLAPLDSPPMGEELDKQDLMDYERHAYHSLKEVLQLKLQQRRTREELVSQGIMPPLKSPAAFHEQRRSLERARTEDYLKRKIRSRPERSELVRMHILEETSAEPSLQAKQLQLKRARLADDLNDKISHRPGPIELIHKNILPVDLDCPLQHSLLDSPKGAGESSLDEDSSDAFSPDTLANHDSPLGAVSQLSPSDMLTQNGDMSPSQFLTQVLPPPPPLLLNDHDSLQRQKLTNGTVTPVASRPVSGQTKSKPSLERLSQRPKKSKDVKPKVKKLKYHQYIPPDQKADREPPPQLDSTYAKILHQQQLFLQLQILNQQQQQHYNYHTILPAPPKPPAEQPTSTNPGPSPSRSVPPTTPAPSNQHGPSRQSQTPVGGAKPLTLPANLDDFKVAELKQELKLRSLTVSGTKMDLIERLRNYQEQNGGGGAGVTATVTPKPSLTTPQHASTQPAGFTISAPSHAGTNTLTHQSGEGGGKIPAFSLAQSAAPARIMRFGSTNSSPPVSPTPSERSLAVMSPDETSCNGDLFGEMVSSPLTQLSLHPSPASIKEENQGHLPTCSLSQSLLSPTAPQPATPPQEPSGAPGAAMEASPLDKDQLLQEKDKQIEELTRMLRQKQRLVETLRSQLEHGKQTGLKEMQGVVINGYAQEAQTKTTSIRASTILYPTLTNGEMVRVKKEVETQEEMEGLDEAQAKGQPQPTQCSQQTLLKLQQIHRIQVQQQTQQLLQTQQQQQTQQQQSQQLQQQKQQQQTQQMQQQKTSAQMLLQQQQQLQQLIIQQTQQKQLQLQHKQLLAQQRKQQRQAQRQQQNKQLSQTVTTQQVTPVFIGQQNGTQVPAQTFSLDLLKSGTTPTLVTDGNGNHYLIALTNHNAEGQNGMTSLGKTSGSQRITLQRLQSTPGKLPSQSPAEILSSDTQSKQQLQPGPVNQPIKKEQKAVLHLETNGMTNGVTEPSQSVSTPPNLHPFFDEVSNLSESPSTASPFLKREVCPTFDRHTLFTPPSPKQTSFSSTQRLKENGLSSQQMDDLFDILLKSGEISGFRADPSLALLHSNPPTPPSSPLHLSPPTPPPEPALPSQQPLPCPGSSRLEDFLESTTGTPLLGVEPDGALTLIDDLHSQMLSTSSILDHPPSPMDMDTSDLGFSPHPAGLDFGDPALDSMDWLDISMGGGGGTSLAPLGPHTLPSVFSVDFLDSSDLTLHWDSCL
- the LOC124040145 gene encoding myocardin-related transcription factor A-like isoform X2; protein product: MQGKTGKHLCHSYIIPKEVDISFSRVVRCISVTLATLEPQGGAELSPGIMVVTVAPSSASSPQSEAVTNELQELTLQPISNDMPVRDRKNVLQLKLQQRRTREELVSQGIMPPLKSPAAFHEQRRSLERARTEDYLKRKIRSRPERSELVRMHILEETSAEPSLQAKQLQLKRARLADDLNDKISHRPGPIELIHKNILPVDLDCPLQHSLLDSPKGAGESSLDEDSSDAFSPDTLANHDSPLGAVSQLSPSDMLTQNGDMSPSQFLTQVLPPPPPLLLNDHDSLQRQKLTNGTVTPVASRPVSGQTKSKPSLERLSQRPKKSKDVKPKVKKLKYHQYIPPDQKADREPPPQLDSTYAKILHQQQLFLQLQILNQQQQQHYNYHTILPAPPKPPAEQPTSTNPGPSPSRSVPPTTPAPSNQHGPSRQSQTPVGGAKPLTLPANLDDFKVAELKQELKLRSLTVSGTKMDLIERLRNYQEQNGGGGAGVTATVTPKPSLTTPQHASTQPAGFTISAPSHAGTNTLTHQSGEGGGKIPAFSLAQSAAPARIMRFGSTNSSPPVSPTPSERSLAVMSPDETSCNGDLFGEMVSSPLTQLSLHPSPASIKEENQGHLPTCSLSQSLLSPTAPQPATPPQEPSGAPGAAMEASPLDKDQLLQEKDKQIEELTRMLRQKQRLVETLRSQLEHGKQTGLKEMQGVVINGYAQEAQTKTTSIRASTILYPTLTNGEMVRVKKEVETQEEMEGLDEAQAKGQPQPTQCSQQTLLKLQQIHRIQVQQQTQQLLQTQQQQQTQQQQSQQLQQQKQQQQTQQMQQQKTSAQMLLQQQQQLQQLIIQQTQQKQLQLQHKQLLAQQRKQQRQAQRQQQNKQLSQTVTTQQVTPVFIGQQNGTQVPAQTFSLDLLKSGTTPTLVTDGNGNHYLIALTNHNAEGQNGMTSLGKTSGSQRITLQRLQSTPGKLPSQSPAEILSSDTQSKQQLQPGPVNQPIKKEQKAVLHLETNGMTNGVTEPSQSVSTPPNLHPFFDEVSNLSESPSTASPFLKENGLSSQQMDDLFDILLKSGEISGFRADPSLALLHSNPPTPPSSPLHLSPPTPPPEPALPSQQPLPCPGSSRLEDFLESTTGTPLLGVEPDGALTLIDDLHSQMLSTSSILDHPPSPMDMDTSDLGFSPHPAGLDFGDPALDSMDWLDISMGGGGGTSLAPLGPHTLPSVFSVDFLDSSDLTLHWDSCL
- the LOC124040145 gene encoding myocardin-related transcription factor A-like isoform X4 translates to MVVTVAPSSASSPQSEAVTNELQELTLQPISNDMPVRDRKNVLQLKLQQRRTREELVSQGIMPPLKSPAAFHEQRRSLERARTEDYLKRKIRSRPERSELVRMHILEETSAEPSLQAKQLQLKRARLADDLNDKISHRPGPIELIHKNILPVDLDCPLQHSLLDSPKGAGESSLDEDSSDAFSPDTLANHDSPLGAVSQLSPSDMLTQNGDMSPSQFLTQVLPPPPPLLLNDHDSLQRQKLTNGTVTPVASRPVSGQTKSKPSLERLSQRPKKSKDVKPKVKKLKYHQYIPPDQKADREPPPQLDSTYAKILHQQQLFLQLQILNQQQQQHYNYHTILPAPPKPPAEQPTSTNPGPSPSRSVPPTTPAPSNQHGPSRQSQTPVGGAKPLTLPANLDDFKVAELKQELKLRSLTVSGTKMDLIERLRNYQEQNGGGGAGVTATVTPKPSLTTPQHASTQPAGFTISAPSHAGTNTLTHQSGEGGGKIPAFSLAQSAAPARIMRFGSTNSSPPVSPTPSERSLAVMSPDETSCNGDLFGEMVSSPLTQLSLHPSPASIKEENQGHLPTCSLSQSLLSPTAPQPATPPQEPSGAPGAAMEASPLDKDQLLQEKDKQIEELTRMLRQKQRLVETLRSQLEHGKQTGLKEMQGVVINGYAQEAQTKTTSIRASTILYPTLTNGEMVRVKKEVETQEEMEGLDEAQAKGQPQPTQCSQQTLLKLQQIHRIQVQQQTQQLLQTQQQQQTQQQQSQQLQQQKQQQQTQQMQQQKTSAQMLLQQQQQLQQLIIQQTQQKQLQLQHKQLLAQQRKQQRQAQRQQQNKQLSQTVTTQQVTPVFIGQQNGTQVPAQTFSLDLLKSGTTPTLVTDGNGNHYLIALTNHNAEGQNGMTSLGKTSGSQRITLQRLQSTPGKLPSQSPAEILSSDTQSKQQLQPGPVNQPIKKEQKAVLHLETNGMTNGVTEPSQSVSTPPNLHPFFDEVSNLSESPSTASPFLKREVCPTFDRHTLFTPPSPKQTSFSSTQRLKENGLSSQQMDDLFDILLKSGEISGFRADPSLALLHSNPPTPPSSPLHLSPPTPPPEPALPSQQPLPCPGSSRLEDFLESTTGTPLLGVEPDGALTLIDDLHSQMLSTSSILDHPPSPMDMDTSDLGFSPHPAGLDFGDPALDSMDWLDISMGGGGGTSLAPLGPHTLPSVFSVDFLDSSDLTLHWDSCL
- the LOC124040145 gene encoding myocardin-related transcription factor A-like isoform X5, with amino-acid sequence MAIHSVLQLKLQQRRTREELVSQGIMPPLKSPAAFHEQRRSLERARTEDYLKRKIRSRPERSELVRMHILEETSAEPSLQAKQLQLKRARLADDLNDKISHRPGPIELIHKNILPVDLDCPLQHSLLDSPKGAGESSLDEDSSDAFSPDTLANHDSPLGAVSQLSPSDMLTQNGDMSPSQFLTQVLPPPPPLLLNDHDSLQRQKLTNGTVTPVASRPVSGQTKSKPSLERLSQRPKKSKDVKPKVKKLKYHQYIPPDQKADREPPPQLDSTYAKILHQQQLFLQLQILNQQQQQHYNYHTILPAPPKPPAEQPTSTNPGPSPSRSVPPTTPAPSNQHGPSRQSQTPVGGAKPLTLPANLDDFKVAELKQELKLRSLTVSGTKMDLIERLRNYQEQNGGGGAGVTATVTPKPSLTTPQHASTQPAGFTISAPSHAGTNTLTHQSGEGGGKIPAFSLAQSAAPARIMRFGSTNSSPPVSPTPSERSLAVMSPDETSCNGDLFGEMVSSPLTQLSLHPSPASIKEENQGHLPTCSLSQSLLSPTAPQPATPPQEPSGAPGAAMEASPLDKDQLLQEKDKQIEELTRMLRQKQRLVETLRSQLEHGKQTGLKEMQGVVINGYAQEAQTKTTSIRASTILYPTLTNGEMVRVKKEVETQEEMEGLDEAQAKGQPQPTQCSQQTLLKLQQIHRIQVQQQTQQLLQTQQQQQTQQQQSQQLQQQKQQQQTQQMQQQKTSAQMLLQQQQQLQQLIIQQTQQKQLQLQHKQLLAQQRKQQRQAQRQQQNKQLSQTVTTQQVTPVFIGQQNGTQVPAQTFSLDLLKSGTTPTLVTDGNGNHYLIALTNHNAEGQNGMTSLGKTSGSQRITLQRLQSTPGKLPSQSPAEILSSDTQSKQQLQPGPVNQPIKKEQKAVLHLETNGMTNGVTEPSQSVSTPPNLHPFFDEVSNLSESPSTASPFLKREVCPTFDRHTLFTPPSPKQTSFSSTQRLKENGLSSQQMDDLFDILLKSGEISGFRADPSLALLHSNPPTPPSSPLHLSPPTPPPEPALPSQQPLPCPGSSRLEDFLESTTGTPLLGVEPDGALTLIDDLHSQMLSTSSILDHPPSPMDMDTSDLGFSPHPAGLDFGDPALDSMDWLDISMGGGGGTSLAPLGPHTLPSVFSVDFLDSSDLTLHWDSCL